The segment GCACAACGACCTCGTCTACCGGCTCTCGGAGCGTTTCCTGATTCCGGCGATCACCCACCGGACCGGAACGGAGGAACGCCGGGAGATCCTCGAGCGCTTTCGCGAGGGCACCTACTCACGGATCGTCGCCTCGAACGTGCTCGACGAGGGGGTGGACGTTCCCGACGCCAACGTCGCCGTCGTGCTCTCGGGCAGCGGGAGCGAGCGCGAGTTCACCCAACGGCTCGGGCGCGTGCTCCGGCCGAAGGCAGAGGGCGGCCGGGCGCTGCTCTACGAGCTGGTGAGCCGGGACACCGCCGAGGAGAACGTCGCCGCCCGCAGACGGTAGGCGAGCCGCGTTCCGCGTCGGAACGGCGGTCCTGCCGGTCGGGTGCGCCCTCGCCGTGTTCGCCCCGCTCGTCGGCCCGCAGCACGTGGTGGTGATCGTTCAGAATCCCCATCACAACGGAGAAGTCACCCGTTCCGCATTCGTCGGCGATCACGAGTGGGGTCGGGTCGGCGCTACTGCCGACGGCGGATCACCGTGTCCGAGCACGCGTCGTCTCGCGCGTTTGGCCGGGCTTTTGACTCCCGGGCCCCTACGGGGAGACGGTGCTGACGAAGGACCTGCTTCGCGTCTCGCGGGCGGGCGGGGGCTACCGCCTGTCGTTCGCGGGTCGCGAACACCGCCCGCTGGCCGCGAAGGTGCTCGGCGCCTTTCGCGAGCACGTCGGCAAGCCCCGAAGCGAGCTCGAGGAGGCGCTCGAAGCGCTCGAGCGGGAGGCGGAGGACTTCAAGCTCGTCCGCGGGCTCGCGAAGCTGGTCGAACGCGACTGCACGTTCGAGACGCGCTCGCCGGTCGAGCCCCGGCGAGCGCGTCGGGCGGCGTTCGAGGCCGCCGAGGCCCTCTCCGTCGCGAGCGAGGCCGACCGCCACGAGGCGCTCTCACGGGCGGGCGAGGCGATAGGCGTCGACGGCGAGGCGGTCGCGAAGTCGCTCTACGCCGACCGCGAGGAACGACAGGTGCTCGTCGCCGCCGGCGAGCGCTTCGATCCCGACTCGCTGCTCGCCCAGTACGACCTCTCGCTCGCCCAGACCGCGCTGTTCGACGCCACGGAGGTGCGCGTCCGCAGCAGCGACCCTCGACGACTGGTCTCGGCGACCAAACGGCTGGGACTGCTCTACGAGCTGCGACGGACCGATCGGGGTCGCGAGCTCGTCGTCACCGGCCCGGACGCCCTCTTTCGAGCGACCCGGCGATACGGCACGCGCTTCGCCCGCCTGCTTCGCGCGGTCGTCGAGGCGGGCGAGTGGGAGCTCGTCGCGACGATCGACGACCGCGGGACCGAACGAGTTCTGGAGATCTCTGACGCCGATCCGATCCGGCCGCCCGACGCCGAACCCGTCGTCGAGGTCAGCTACGACAGCGGCGTCGAGCGCGACTTCGCCGCCCGCTTCTCGGCGCTGGATCTCGACTGGGAGCTCGTCCGCGAGCCCGAGCCCCTCGAGGTCGGCGCGAGCGTGATGATCCCCGACTTCGCGTTCGACTATCTCCATACCGAGTTCCGCGTCTTCTTCGAGATCATGGGCTTCTGGACCCCCGAGTACGTCGAGAAGAAGCTCTCCCAGCTCGAGAACGTCGAGGACGTCGAGCTGCTGGTCGCCGTCGACGAGAGCCTCGGCGCCGGCGAGGCGATCGAGGCGCGAGACCACCGCGCGATCCCCTACTCGGGGCGCGTCCGGGTCAAGGACGTCCGCGACGCGCTTCGCCGCTACGAGGACGAACTCGTCGCCGCGAGCGCGGCGTCGCTACCCGCCGAACTCGTACCGGAGGAGGAGGTCCTCACGATCGCGGCGCTCGCGGCCCGCCACGGCGTGAGCGAGGCCGCGCTCGCGGACGTCACGTTCCCCGACCACGAGCGGATCGGTCGAACGCTCGTCCGGCCCGCGGTGCTCGACCGGCTCGCGGACGCCCTCGAACCGGGCCAGTCGCTCGCCGAGGCCGAGGCGGTCCTCGAGGAGGCCGGCATCCACGAGACCAGCACCGCCCTCTCCGCGCTCGGCTACCGCGTGGAATGGACGGGACTCTCCGGCGGGACGATCCGCTCGAAGGACGCGGGATGACCGGGCTACCGTACGCGGACCAAAAGACTTTTTATTCAGAGGTGTATAGGTTGTATTACTTCCCGGTCCTGCTGATCCCCTCCCCACCCCAGTGGATTCGGGAAGTGCTTTCCTTTCCTTACAACGAGACGTCCGACAGACGCACGGCTCCGAGGCTCCCGACCGCGAGCGCCAGGAGGACGGCGAGACCCCCGTAGGCGATCCCCCAGCCGGCAACGTCGGCGAGCGTGCCGACGACGACGCTGCCCAGCGCGCCGAGCAGCATGTAGACGGTTCGGACGAGCCCGAACCCCGTGTTGCGCTCCTTCTCGGAGAGGCGGGCGATGTAGCGGTCCTGGAGCGGCGCGCTCCAGCTCATCGCCACTCCGGCGAGGACGACGCCGCCGACGATGACCGACGTCGACCCGCCGGTCGCGAGCACCCAGTAGCCGACGATCCCGGTCGCGAGCGTGGCTGCGAGCGTCGGATCCCGTCCGAACCGATCGGAGAGTCCGCCGATCGTCGGCGCGCAGACGCCGTGAACCACGAAGTACAGCGAGAACAGCACGCCCGCGAACGCGGTCGAGTAGCCGTGGTGAGCGACGAGCAGCGTCGGGAGAAACGAGGCGGTCGCCTGCCAGGTGAACGCGGCGATGGTCGCGAGCACGGTGGTGTAGGCGATCCGCGGGCGCGAGAGCAGCGCGGCAAGCGTCCCCGGGTCGAACTGCTCGCGCATCGGTCGCTCGGGGTGCTGTGGCGTGATCGGCCGG is part of the Halalkalicoccus sp. CG83 genome and harbors:
- a CDS encoding DUF790 family protein — encoded protein: MLTKDLLRVSRAGGGYRLSFAGREHRPLAAKVLGAFREHVGKPRSELEEALEALEREAEDFKLVRGLAKLVERDCTFETRSPVEPRRARRAAFEAAEALSVASEADRHEALSRAGEAIGVDGEAVAKSLYADREERQVLVAAGERFDPDSLLAQYDLSLAQTALFDATEVRVRSSDPRRLVSATKRLGLLYELRRTDRGRELVVTGPDALFRATRRYGTRFARLLRAVVEAGEWELVATIDDRGTERVLEISDADPIRPPDAEPVVEVSYDSGVERDFAARFSALDLDWELVREPEPLEVGASVMIPDFAFDYLHTEFRVFFEIMGFWTPEYVEKKLSQLENVEDVELLVAVDESLGAGEAIEARDHRAIPYSGRVRVKDVRDALRRYEDELVAASAASLPAELVPEEEVLTIAALAARHGVSEAALADVTFPDHERIGRTLVRPAVLDRLADALEPGQSLAEAEAVLEEAGIHETSTALSALGYRVEWTGLSGGTIRSKDAG
- a CDS encoding MFS transporter, which translates into the protein MSRWQYRYTVLVLCTFAFFATMVARLVISPVVPEIESYFDTSTGAIGLALSGMWAAYALSQFPSGVLADRYGERRVILTAVSITAVSSLLLALSPSLALFGLFAVVLGAGAGLHYVVATTLLTRLFSNTGRAIGLHVTGSPIAGLSAPVLAAAIGARYGWRSALLLGTAAAVPVGVTFARRVRPITPQHPERPMREQFDPGTLAALLSRPRIAYTTVLATIAAFTWQATASFLPTLLVAHHGYSTAFAGVLFSLYFVVHGVCAPTIGGLSDRFGRDPTLAATLATGIVGYWVLATGGSTSVIVGGVVLAGVAMSWSAPLQDRYIARLSEKERNTGFGLVRTVYMLLGALGSVVVGTLADVAGWGIAYGGLAVLLALAVGSLGAVRLSDVSL